From Coffea arabica cultivar ET-39 chromosome 10e, Coffea Arabica ET-39 HiFi, whole genome shotgun sequence, one genomic window encodes:
- the LOC113711369 gene encoding uncharacterized protein: MAPYEALYGRRCRSPIHWDEVGERKIIDLATIPWVEKAYERVKVIRQRLQTAHSRQKSYADQRRKDLEFAIGDKVFLRITPLKGKIRAGKGKKLQPRYIGPFNILQRIGKVAYRLELPASLSRIHDVFYVSLLKKYHPDSTHILPPEDVELDESLTYEERPIQILDRKVKDLRNKQIPIVKVLWKHHEVEEATWELEKDMQEKYPDLFTTKGKANVVADALSRKAQLASLMVGKWSLLENVYEWNPRLEPRKVIFGNIEVKSTLLDQIKEGQMKEPTVQKWVERVKKGELSDLT; the protein is encoded by the exons atggccccatatgaagccTTGTATGGACGACGATGTCGATCCCCaatccattgggatgaagtaggagagagaaagattATAGATCTGGCtacaataccatgggttgagaAAGCCTACGAGAGGGTAAAGGTGATCCGCCAAAGACTTCAAACAGCCCATAGCCGACAGAAAAGTTATGCCGATCagcggaggaaggatttggagttcgcGATAGGAGATAAGGTGTTTCTTCGGATTACCCCATTGAAAGGAAAGATTAgagcaggaaaagggaaaaagttgcaaccacgaTACATAGGACCTTTCAATATACTCCAACGAATAGGGAAGGTGGCTTATCGACTTGAGTTACCAGCTAGCTTGTCTCGGATCCATGACGTTTTCTATGtttctttgcttaagaaatatcatcctgATTCAACTCACATTTTGCCACCCGAAGATGTTGAACTAGACGAGTCCTTAACCTATGAAGAACGACCTATTCAAATATTGGATCGGAAGGTGAAGgacctgagaaacaagcaaattcCAATAGTAAAGGTTCTATGGAAGCATCACGAAGTGGAAGAAGCAACCTGGGAGCTAGAAAAAGACATGCAAGAGAAATATCCTGACCTATTCACgacgaaag GAAAGGCAAATGTTGTAGCAGATGCTctaagtcgaaaggctcaactagcaagttTAATGGTGGGCAAGTGGAGCTTGTTAGAAAATGTATATGAATGGAACCCTCGTCTGGAGCCGCGAAAagttatttttggaaatattgaggtGAAGTCGACACTGTTGGATCAGATTAAAGAGGGCCAAATGAAAGAACCAACGGTACAGAAGTGGGTGGAAAGAGTGAAGAAGGGAGAATTGTCTGATTTAACCTAG